The sequence below is a genomic window from Longimicrobium sp..
CGCCGCCGCCGCTGCTCCCGCTGCTGCTGCTGCCGCCGCGGGCCGGGCCGCCCAGGCCGGGGATGTTCTGCATCACCTCGTTCACCACGCTGTCCTCGGCGCCCAGGTTGCGCAGGAAGTTGCGCGCCCCCTGCGCCAGCCCGGCGGTCACGCCGGCCATCAGCGCGTTGCGCAGCTCGCTGCGAGCCCGCGACGCCTTCCCCTCGCGCAGCTGCCCCTCGCCGCCGCGACGGCTGCCGCCGCCCGCCAGCAGGAAGCCGACGGCGAAGGCGATCCCCAGCGCCGGGAGGGGGTTCTCGCGCATCTTGTCCAGCATCCCCCGGTCCTCCAGCGCGGTGGTGGCCCGGTCGGCCAGGCCGCTCACCCGCGTGCGCGCCTGCGAGGCGAGCTCGCCGGCCCGGCTGCCCACGTCGCCCGCCACCGAGCGGGCCCGGCTCCCCAGGTCGCCCGCGCGCTCGGCCACCGTGCCGGCCACGTCCTTCACCCGGCTGGTGGCCTTCTCGCGCAGCCCGGCCGGCTCGTGCTCGGCCGAGAAGGCGATCCCCGCGTGCACCTCGGCGCCGCCCGGCGCGTCGCCCATCGCCAGCGAGCGGGTGGTGCCGGCCTCCAGCCCCTCGTGGTCGCGGCCCGTTCCGCTCAGGCCAGGTCCCGACGGACCGACTTCATCTCGCTCTGCAGCCATTGCTTGTCCTCCTTGAGGGTCTCGAGCGTCTGTTCGGGCGCCAGGCTCTCCTGCTTCAGGTTGCCGAGCGCCTTCTTCGCCAGGATCCCGCCGACGATCAGGAAGAGCGCGCCCACGATCAGCGCGCCCAGCCAGTACTCGTCGAGCGCGTCGCCCACCAGCATCACCAGGAAGGCGACCAGCACCAGCACGCCCAGCAGGGCCAGGACGCCGCCCACCGCCACCATGGCGGCGTTGCGCCCGGCCGTCTTCACGTTCTCGCGGATCTCCGCCTTGGCGAGGGCGACTTCCTGGCGGACCAGCGTCGCGCTGTCCTGCGCCAGTTGCCGGATGAGGTCGCCGAGCGCGGGCTCGCCCCCGGGGACTCGCCCGTCATCGGCCCTCGCCACCGGCGCGGGCGCCGTGGTCTGAACTCGGTCCGCCATCGATGCCTCCCTTAGCGAAGGACCTTGCCGACCACGAACCCGGCGGCCACCGCCAGGAGCACCGTCCCCACCGGCTGCTGGCTCACCACGCGCCCCAGCTCGCGCTGCAGCGAGTTCATGTCGTTGTCGCGGAGGAAGCGCGCCACCGCCTCCAGCGAGTCGGCCGCGCTCGACGCCAGGTTGCCGGCCTTCGCCCCGAGCCCCTTCTGCGGGACGCGGTCGGCCAGCTCGTCGATCTTCTGCGCGGCGGTCTCCAGCTGGTCGGCCGCCTGGTCGAGCATCTGGTCCGCGCGGCCCTGCAGCTCGCCGAGCGTGTCCTCCAGCCCGCCGCCCTGGCCGCCCAGCCGGCTGGCCGTGGCCGTCCCGGTCCCCGTGCCGCCGAACTCGGAGGCGCCGGACGCCCCCGCGCCGCCGCCGAGCCCGCCGCTCAGGCCGCCTGTCGATCCGCCCAGGCTGGTGCCGCCGCCGAGCCCGCCGCCGGTCGACCCGCCCAGGTTCGTGCCGCCGCCGAGCCCGCCGCCGGAGCTGCCGCCGAGCCCGCTGGAGCCCGTCGAGCCTCCCAGGCCGGTGCTCCCGCCGGCGGAGCCGAGGCCGCCCGTGGAGCCGCCGGTCGACCCGAAGCCGCCCGTGCTCCCCGCGCCGGTGCCTCCCAGCCCGCTCCCGCCGCTCGTTCCGCCCAGGCCGCCGCTGCCGCCCGTGCTCGCG
It includes:
- a CDS encoding phage holin family protein — protein: MADRVQTTAPAPVARADDGRVPGGEPALGDLIRQLAQDSATLVRQEVALAKAEIRENVKTAGRNAAMVAVGGVLALLGVLVLVAFLVMLVGDALDEYWLGALIVGALFLIVGGILAKKALGNLKQESLAPEQTLETLKEDKQWLQSEMKSVRRDLA